CATATCTATATCACTATGAATGCGATTGGCATCCCAACCCATGGATTCAGGGAGAATACCGGTATCGGCTAATCTACTGCGAGAAGGCTCAAATATTTCATCGTCGCTACCACTCAGATCATGGCCTTGTTGATGCAGGGCCAGAGCAAGATTGTGCATGGCGCTTCCGCCGATGGCAATAAGGTGAATTTTCATGGCTGTGCTTTGTAGCAAAGCTAAGCCCTAGCTGGCAATTACGGAATTTCTATACGGGCAGTTTCCGCCAAGTTATCCATAAACTTTTTAGCAATATGGAAGTCACCGGGAACGGTGGCACTACCCATTTCGCTATGGGTTTGCGGTTCATTGCGAAGGTCAATTCCTTCACCGGCAGAAAAGAGCTCATCAAAAACAACCTGTAAATTGATGGCCTGAACATTACCGTCTTTCAATACCAGATTGATCGGATAAGTCACCACCTTATAAAGACTATCTAAACCAGGGTGATAGGCATTGAGTACATCACTGGTATCGCCATTTAATTGCCCGGTATAATCAGAGCGACCTTCCAAAATCGCAAAGCGATATTTCAGCATGGTCCAATACATCTGATTGTAAGAAGAAAGAGGATGATCTTGAGGGAAACTCTCCGGATCCTTATCATTTTGTTCGGGGTCTAAGCCAAATCCCAAACGAAGGGAGGTGTAGGTGCCAGGTTTAACTCGGGCTGAAAAAGCACCGGTATTGCTATTCCCCACATCAGCTAATAGGATGTCTTCCATTTCTGTTTCAGAGCTTGCTGAAACCAAGGTAATATGGCTTAAATAAAGCTTGAATTTTTTCAGGTTGAAGTCATATCCAGTGGACATGCGCAGGGTATCACCAATATGATATTTGGTAGATCCACCGTCACTCAAAACAATTTCCGTTTGGAAATTAACCGTGGCGGCAGGAGTGGTTTTTCCATCCTCATCGTCCTTGCAATTTGTAATAATAAAGGCAAGAACCAGCAGAGTGAGAATGGTCTTAATACTTGTTTTCATAATTAAAAGATTCCTATGCTCAGGCTATCGGCCATGGCTTTGGCGATAGTGAAGTCTTGGGTATTAGTGGGATCACTTTCCACTTCAGTTACCAGACTCATAGGAAGCTTGTCTAATAATGGCTTAAGATCGGCCAAAAGGAAGACCCGTACTTTTTGCAAATTGTCGATGCTGAAGCTACGGTTTTCACTACGGGCTGTGTCTGAGAGGAGGTAAGAGCCCAAGGTGTACTCAACCGGAATAAAAACAGAATCGGTTAGGGGTAGAGCTGGATCGAAAATGCGGCCTTTAATTTTGAAGTAGTTTACCCCAAAGCCATCGCGACGAACCCATCTGGGATCTACCGAAAGAATTTCCGGCAAATCATCTACCGCCGCGGCCGAATCGGAACCGGCAATAGTTTGAAAATAACCATAATATCCACCAGCAGGTAAATTTCCTTCTATCTGTTGGGGCTTATAGTTGCTCAGCATAAAATAATTGGCCGCAGTATCAATAGTTTCTTCCAGATTGAAATCGTAGAAACTGATATCGCCTAAAAACAATTCAACAGTATCCAGCATGAAATTGACACCTACAGAATTGGCATAGGCTGAATCAAAGTTGAAGGCACGCTCTCCATAATAAGGAACAAAGTTCCATTCGAGGTTGTCTCCAGGAGGAGCGGGATTGTCTTCAATTAAACTATCTTCTTTACAGGCGCTAAAGGCCAAAATTAGAATGCCGAAGAATAAATATTTGTGATTCATGCTCATACAAAGTTGTAAAGGAAAACTGGGTTTGTCTGTAATGCAAGTCGCCAAGTTAATTATAAAACGAATGAGAGCCTTTAAACGTTGGAAAGTTCTGAGTCTTCCTCTATCTTTTTCATAGTGTTAAACTCGTCACTCTGCTCAATACTGTCCATAATTTGCTCCAAAATGGCGGCCGAATCTTTTTCGTAATCGATATCTAATGGCTCTTTAAAGCGGATACTTAGATTAACGCCCTTCTTCTTCATAAAGAGACCTTTCTTGTCGAAAGCACGACGGAAACCATCTACCACCACCGGGATAACGATGGGTTTAGTTTCTTTAATAATATGAGCCGTTCCTTTTCTGCCTCCTACAAAGGGGGTGGTGGTTCCCTGAGGGAAGGTGATTACCCAACCATTTTCCATGGCGGTATAAATCTTTTTAATGTCGCGGGGATCTACACCACGATCAATGGTTTTTCCAGCTTCGCGCCAAGTACGTTTTATCGATACCGAACCAACATAGGCGAAAAGCTTGGGTAAGATACCGGCCGACATGGTTTCTAAGGCCGCTACGAAATAGATGTTGATCTTAGGATTTAATACGAAGAAGGGGAAGTTAATTCGATCATACACACCCCATTTGGCGCAGCAAAAAACTTGGTACATGCCGGTTACATCCGCAAAATAGGTTTGATGATTACTTACAAAAAGCACATTTTTTTTGCGAAGACCTTTTAAAACCTTGGTGCCACTTACCTGAGTTTTATTGGCCACATTAAATCGATAGTAGGCAATAAGTCCGAAAGCGAAGATTAATATTCGCTTGATGATCAAGGAGTTTCCGAAGGGATCCCTAAAGCGTATTTTCATGGGCCTGTTTGTGGTGCAGGCAAATATAAGTGATTCTACAGGCTTACTTTTTCTCGAAGGAATAGCTGTCGGATTTCGGATATCATCATGGCGGTAGCGCCCCAGATTAGCAAACCGTCCATCATAAAGGCTGGACTTTTGATTTTGAAGCCATTAGACATTTTAATCGGGCGTATGCTAATCGCATCTTCCGCTAAAAAGCGATCCAGAGCAATTCGATGGATGGCGGCTACTTCCTTTTCCTCCGGAATCATTTTTAAAGGACCATCGGCCCAAGCCAAAAAAGGATGAACCATGAAATTACTGGGGGGAATGTAAAGCGGACTTAATTCGCCCCAAATCGAATATTCATCGGGTGAAACCCCAATTTCTTCCAGGGTTTCCCTTTGAGCGGTAAACTGAAAATTGGGATCCTCAGCTTCCAAACTTCCACCAGGAAAGGAAACCTGACCACTATGGGTGCCGGGATACTCGGTCCTTGATGTCAGGATTAACTGTGCCTCATCGTCTACATTTTCGAAGAGAGCTAATACCCCCGCCTGGCGCACCTTGGAGAGGTCCAAGTTGAGATCGGCTAAGGAACCACGGCCCATGGGAGCTAATAGTTTTTGCGCTTCTTCTCCCGGAAGGGACTTGGACTGCGCCTGTTCCAAGACTTTTTTAAACTTGCTAAATTCCATCTTGTTAAGGATGTACAAATTTAAATAAGCGGTGCAACATTAAATAGGCGTTTATTATTAATTTTGAACTATTCTTAAGAATTAGTTATGACACTTACTCAACTCACTTACCTCATAGCCGTAGATAATCATCGGCACTTCGCGCGAGCGGCAGAAGCTTGCTTTGTAACGCAACCTACTCTTTCCATGCAAATTCAGAAGCTGGAAGAGGAACTAGGCGTTTTGCTTTTCGACCGTAGTAAGCATCCGGTGCGCCCTACTACCATTGGCGAAAAACTGATTGCTCAGGCGCGTACGATTTTGCATGAAGCGGAGCGAATGAATCAAATACTGCAGGAATCTAAAAATGTACTGGAAGGACCCTTTAAATTGGGAGTAATTCCAACCGTAACCCCTTCTTTGGTGCCTCGATTCTTGAGTAAATTCACCGCTAAATTCCCTAAGATTCAGCTGCATGTAATGGAGCTTACCACGGAAATGATCGTTGAAAAATTGCAGCGCGATGAATTGGATGCCGGAATTTTAGCCACTCCTTTAAAGGAACGCTCCATTATCGAAAAGCCTCTGTACTATGAGCCCTTTATGGCATATATTCCTAAAGAACATCGTTTGGGAAAAGAAGCTTTTGTAACCAATTCGGAATTGGATATTGATGACATCTTGCTTCTTAATGAGGGCCATTGCTTCCGTAATTCGGTGATTAACCTCTGTAATACCAATCCAACTTTTGGGGGTAAGAATATCGACCTCGAAAGTGGAAACTTTGATATTTTGGTGAAGCTCTCGAAAAAGGGCTATGGTATGACCCTAGTGCCTTATCTCTATGCAATTGATTTACCCAAGGAAGAACAACCTCAGGTGAAACCGATTGCTGATCCAAAGCCCACGCGTGAAATTAGCCTGGTTTATTCTCGGGCGGAACTGAAAATCAAGGTGATTGAGGAATTGGCTCGTATCATTAAAAGTTCGGTTCCGGAGAAATTGTTAGAATCCAGTGAAGCGGTATTAAGTCCGGTACAAACGGTTTAAACAAAATAGGACCATTGCTCGTTAAGCAATCATGGAAAAATTTCCCTTATTTCCTTTAAACCTCTTTATGCTGCCTGGGGATTATACCCAGCTCTACATTTTTGAAGAACGCTATAAGCAGTTAATCAACGAAAGTTGGGAGCAAGACAGCAGCTTTGGCTTGCCCTTTTCCAATAAATTAAATGCCCGCAATTACGGTACTGCCGTTAAGGTGCATGAAATTGTGAAAAGGCATGCCAATGGTGAAATGGAGATTGTGATTCGGGCCGTAGGTAATTTTAGATTAGACAAATTCCACTATCAAAAGGAAGGTAAACTCTATCCTTGTGGCGAAGTGGAGTTTTTTACCCCAGACGGAAAAGCCAAAGCTTCAGAAGGTTTGCTAGCCCGTTTTAAGGAGCATCTCTTACAGAGCAATAATCTCGATGCCGAACTTCTGGCCCTGGAGAGTCCCAGCATTTTTGAAATTGCCGGAGTCCTCAATCTTAGCGATATCCAGAAAATGGAGTTTGTAGGAATTCGAGGTCTGGCGAAAATGGAGGACTATCTATTCAATTACCTTCGCTATCTGGAACTTTTACAGGAACAGGAAGCCCATGTCTATCAAAACTTTTATCTCAATTAGTGTACTGAGCTTTTTAGCTCTTTCTTGTCAAAATTCGGATTCATCGCAAGCAGCGGATCTTCAATCGTCTAGCTCTGAAAAAGCAGAGTCGGTAAAAATGGAGAAGGCTAAGTCTGGGGCGTATCCAACCTGGGAGTCGGATAGCGCAGCCCAGGCCTATCTGGAGCTTTATGGAGCTGAGAACCCGGAACGAAAAATTCGGATTAAAACCGACTTTGGAGACATCGACATCGAGCTTTACAGCAATACTCCGGTGCATCGGGCTAATATGATTTACCTAATTAAGGAACATCAATATTTTAATGGCACTTGGTTTCATCGCGTAAGCAAGGATCATGTTATTCAAGCTGGGAATAATGATGAGTACAGCTTAAAAAAGCGCCGCGATAAAATTGGCAAATACGAATTGCCGGCAGAGGCCTTGGGAAGCAATTACCATTCGTATGGAGCGGTAGCCATGGCAAGGTCCTATTCCAATAATCCGGAAAAGAAATCTGATCCTTTTGAGTTTTACATCAATTTGGGAAAGACCTACAGTGAGGCCCAATTAAAATTGATGGAGGAAGAGTACGATATCTCTTTAAATGCAGAGCAAGTACAATTGTATTCAAGCGTAGGAGGCAGTCCCCATTTGGATCAAGAGCATACGGTAATTGGTCGGGTGCTAAAGGGAATGGATGTGGTAGAAGAGATCGCTAAAGTGGAGACTGATCAAGGCGAATGGCCATTAAAAAATATACCCATCCAAATTATTTTAAACAAATAGCTCCCAGTAAGTTGGCTCTGTCAAGTTTATTTATATATTCGTTTTCATAATAATGGCGAAACAATCTCATAGCAATAAAGACATGTACCGCACTTGGAATAATTTCCAAGCGGGGCGTCTTTATGGGATCTGATAGAGCTAATCTAATAGGAACTGAAAAGCCTCCGCGAGAGTAATCTAGCGGGGGCTTTTTCTTTTATATCTATTAACACCAAATTGGAAAAGCCATGAGTGCATTTATCAGTTTATTGGAAAAGCAGAAAAAGAGAGAATTACAACATCAATTCGATCTTCCTTCAAAAGCCAAAAACACCGAGTGGCTAACATTGCAGGAAGTAGAAGGGCAGGCTCAAAAGCTCTACGATCGAATTGTGGCTCTTTTACCTAATAACATCAGCTTGGTGCGTCAAGAGGTGCAATTGCAAACCTATAAGACTCCCAATCCAGCGGCCCGTATGCAAATACGTGCCAATATAAGTGCGAGTAATCACCGCAGCTATGTACTCAAAATCCACTGCCATGAGCTTAATCCAAAAGGTAATATGACTAAGGTAGCGCGGGCCGAATACCATTATAAGGAGACCCGCCGCTCTATGCCATAGGGGAATTCTGTGTCAATCCTTATATTCGTGGCTTACCGATGAAAACCCTAATCCGGTTTTAATAGCACACGATTTATGAAGAAACTGGCACTTACCTTTTTGGGTTTGGGACTTTCCATTGTCCTTCCGGCCCAAAGCTTTGTTCGTCATGCCCGGCTTTCGCCTGATGGAAAGTCACTGGCATTTAGTTATCAAGGAGATATTTGGTACTGGCCTCAGCAAGAGGGAAAGCCCTATCGCTTAACCTTGCATGAGGCTTATGATGGTCCTTTGGAGTTTAATGCAGAGGGTTCGCAAATTGCTTTCAATTCCAATCGATTTGGCAATAGCGACATCTTTACCTTAGACTTAAAAGGGGGATATCCCGAACGTAAAACTTACCATGCTGCCGGGGATAATCTTAGTGACTGGCATCCGGAACTGGGCATTTTGTTTAGCTCGGAGCGGGCTTATGTTACGGTAGAATGGGATTCGGAATTGCATCGCATCGACCCTAATAATGCCACCCCACAGCGTTTTATGGATGCCTTAGGTACGCATGCCGTGGCTTCTCCCGATGGAAGGTATATTGCCTTTATGCGTGGTTCTTGCCGAGCCAGTCGCGAGAATTATTCCGGTCC
The Croceimicrobium hydrocarbonivorans genome window above contains:
- a CDS encoding MbnP family protein, with protein sequence MKTSIKTILTLLVLAFIITNCKDDEDGKTTPAATVNFQTEIVLSDGGSTKYHIGDTLRMSTGYDFNLKKFKLYLSHITLVSASSETEMEDILLADVGNSNTGAFSARVKPGTYTSLRLGFGLDPEQNDKDPESFPQDHPLSSYNQMYWTMLKYRFAILEGRSDYTGQLNGDTSDVLNAYHPGLDSLYKVVTYPINLVLKDGNVQAINLQVVFDELFSAGEGIDLRNEPQTHSEMGSATVPGDFHIAKKFMDNLAETARIEIP
- a CDS encoding lysophospholipid acyltransferase family protein: MKIRFRDPFGNSLIIKRILIFAFGLIAYYRFNVANKTQVSGTKVLKGLRKKNVLFVSNHQTYFADVTGMYQVFCCAKWGVYDRINFPFFVLNPKINIYFVAALETMSAGILPKLFAYVGSVSIKRTWREAGKTIDRGVDPRDIKKIYTAMENGWVITFPQGTTTPFVGGRKGTAHIIKETKPIVIPVVVDGFRRAFDKKGLFMKKKGVNLSIRFKEPLDIDYEKDSAAILEQIMDSIEQSDEFNTMKKIEEDSELSNV
- a CDS encoding NUDIX hydrolase; its protein translation is MEFSKFKKVLEQAQSKSLPGEEAQKLLAPMGRGSLADLNLDLSKVRQAGVLALFENVDDEAQLILTSRTEYPGTHSGQVSFPGGSLEAEDPNFQFTAQRETLEEIGVSPDEYSIWGELSPLYIPPSNFMVHPFLAWADGPLKMIPEEKEVAAIHRIALDRFLAEDAISIRPIKMSNGFKIKSPAFMMDGLLIWGATAMMISEIRQLFLREKVSL
- a CDS encoding LysR family transcriptional regulator; the protein is MTLTQLTYLIAVDNHRHFARAAEACFVTQPTLSMQIQKLEEELGVLLFDRSKHPVRPTTIGEKLIAQARTILHEAERMNQILQESKNVLEGPFKLGVIPTVTPSLVPRFLSKFTAKFPKIQLHVMELTTEMIVEKLQRDELDAGILATPLKERSIIEKPLYYEPFMAYIPKEHRLGKEAFVTNSELDIDDILLLNEGHCFRNSVINLCNTNPTFGGKNIDLESGNFDILVKLSKKGYGMTLVPYLYAIDLPKEEQPQVKPIADPKPTREISLVYSRAELKIKVIEELARIIKSSVPEKLLESSEAVLSPVQTV
- a CDS encoding LON peptidase substrate-binding domain-containing protein produces the protein MEKFPLFPLNLFMLPGDYTQLYIFEERYKQLINESWEQDSSFGLPFSNKLNARNYGTAVKVHEIVKRHANGEMEIVIRAVGNFRLDKFHYQKEGKLYPCGEVEFFTPDGKAKASEGLLARFKEHLLQSNNLDAELLALESPSIFEIAGVLNLSDIQKMEFVGIRGLAKMEDYLFNYLRYLELLQEQEAHVYQNFYLN
- a CDS encoding peptidylprolyl isomerase translates to MSIKTFISISVLSFLALSCQNSDSSQAADLQSSSSEKAESVKMEKAKSGAYPTWESDSAAQAYLELYGAENPERKIRIKTDFGDIDIELYSNTPVHRANMIYLIKEHQYFNGTWFHRVSKDHVIQAGNNDEYSLKKRRDKIGKYELPAEALGSNYHSYGAVAMARSYSNNPEKKSDPFEFYINLGKTYSEAQLKLMEEEYDISLNAEQVQLYSSVGGSPHLDQEHTVIGRVLKGMDVVEEIAKVETDQGEWPLKNIPIQIILNK